In Paraflavitalea devenefica, the following are encoded in one genomic region:
- a CDS encoding response regulator gives MEKISVLIADDHKLIRETWSYILNNDPRFVVVAECGDSEEAVEHAKNKKPQIVLMDINIAPISGFEATEKIRKLSPGSKVIGISMHSQPAYAKKMLQIGARGYVTKNSSKDEMIEAILSVHSGNKYICDEIKNNISELVLDEKQEMPNVNALTGREIEIINLIKEGQSSKEIATILKISLKTVEVHRHNILKKLKLKNAASLVNYINSLATSL, from the coding sequence ATGGAAAAGATCAGTGTACTTATTGCCGATGACCACAAGCTAATCAGAGAAACCTGGAGTTACATCTTAAACAATGATCCCCGCTTTGTAGTCGTGGCAGAATGTGGTGATTCTGAAGAAGCTGTAGAACATGCCAAAAACAAAAAGCCGCAAATCGTGCTCATGGATATCAACATAGCTCCTATATCAGGTTTTGAAGCCACGGAAAAAATCAGGAAACTCTCACCGGGATCAAAAGTAATTGGCATCTCCATGCATTCCCAGCCCGCTTATGCCAAGAAAATGCTGCAAATAGGAGCCCGTGGCTATGTTACCAAAAACTCCTCCAAAGATGAAATGATCGAAGCCATCCTCTCCGTCCATAGCGGTAATAAATACATCTGCGATGAGATCAAGAACAACATTTCCGAGCTTGTGCTGGATGAAAAGCAGGAAATGCCCAACGTCAATGCCCTCACTGGCCGGGAGATTGAGATCATCAACCTCATTAAGGAAGGCCAATCCTCCAAAGAAATAGCTACCATCTTAAAAATCTCTCTTAAAACAGTAGAGGTCCATCGCCACAACATCCTTAAAAAGCTCAAACTTAAAAATGCCGCTTCGCTCGTAAACTACATCAATAGCCTGGCTACCAGCCTGTAA
- a CDS encoding amidophosphoribosyltransferase, translating into MSDEIKHECGLAFIRLRKPFSYYQQQYGTVMWGLNKLYLLMEKQHNRGQDGAGVAAVKLNVEPGYPFLNRIRSNANQPIADIFTKINNEVKELEQYQPDLLRHPGLMKGHISFIGELLLGHLRYGTQGKNNVEFCHPFIKRNTIPAHNLALAGNFNLVNTDELFALINVEPGDFQKQSDLAAMMEVIHHFAVKADEEAPGNLDVLKILRKAVPLFDGGFTVGGLIGNGDSFVFRDANGIRPAYYYIDDDVIVAASERSAIRTVFNVGENEVQELMPGMGLIVKADGNIIVDQILQPKERRACSFERIYFSRGSDEKIYRERNALGYNLSDQILSAVNHDLKNTIFSFIPNTAEVAFYGLQKGLDDYLKKVKIQRILSWGKDITEEKLSEMINRKVRVEKIAIKDVKMRTFITADTSRNEMVQHVYDITYGTVEKGKDTLVVIDDSIVRGTTLKESIVRMLARLEPKKIIVVSSAPQIRYPDCYGIDMSKLGDFIAFRAAIELMKDKGKENCLQEVYEKCKELQRLDQLHTENLVRLVYKPFTTEEISDKIAQLITPKGLTIPVQVIFQTIESLHRACPTNTGDWYFTGNYPTPGGNRVVNKAFINFMEGKNVRGY; encoded by the coding sequence ATGAGTGATGAAATAAAACATGAATGCGGATTGGCATTCATACGTTTACGCAAGCCGTTCTCCTATTATCAGCAACAATACGGTACAGTAATGTGGGGCCTTAATAAGCTGTACCTGCTCATGGAAAAGCAGCACAACCGCGGCCAGGATGGCGCCGGTGTAGCAGCGGTTAAACTCAACGTGGAGCCTGGCTATCCCTTCCTGAACCGTATACGCAGCAATGCGAACCAGCCGATAGCAGACATATTTACCAAGATCAACAATGAAGTAAAGGAACTGGAACAATACCAGCCCGATCTGCTCAGGCATCCCGGGCTCATGAAAGGACATATCTCCTTCATTGGTGAACTATTGCTGGGACACCTGCGCTATGGCACCCAGGGGAAAAACAATGTAGAATTCTGTCATCCCTTCATCAAGCGCAATACCATCCCCGCCCATAACCTGGCGTTGGCGGGTAACTTCAACCTGGTCAATACCGACGAGCTTTTTGCGCTTATCAATGTGGAGCCCGGCGATTTTCAGAAGCAAAGCGACCTGGCAGCCATGATGGAGGTCATCCATCATTTTGCCGTAAAGGCCGATGAAGAAGCGCCCGGCAACCTCGATGTACTTAAAATATTACGCAAGGCCGTTCCTTTATTCGATGGGGGCTTCACGGTGGGTGGCCTCATTGGCAATGGCGATTCCTTTGTATTCAGGGATGCCAATGGCATTCGTCCCGCCTATTACTATATAGATGATGACGTTATAGTAGCCGCTTCTGAACGTTCGGCCATCCGTACCGTATTCAACGTAGGAGAAAATGAGGTGCAGGAACTAATGCCCGGTATGGGATTGATCGTGAAGGCCGACGGTAACATTATTGTCGACCAGATCCTTCAGCCCAAAGAACGCCGCGCCTGTAGCTTTGAGCGGATCTACTTCTCCCGTGGCAGCGATGAAAAGATCTACCGCGAAAGGAATGCACTCGGATACAACCTCAGCGACCAGATCCTCAGCGCAGTCAATCATGACCTGAAAAATACCATCTTCTCATTCATTCCCAATACCGCTGAAGTAGCCTTTTACGGGCTGCAAAAGGGGCTCGATGATTACCTCAAAAAAGTAAAGATCCAGCGCATCTTATCCTGGGGCAAAGACATTACGGAAGAGAAATTGTCAGAAATGATCAACCGTAAAGTACGGGTGGAGAAAATTGCCATCAAGGATGTGAAAATGCGCACCTTCATCACAGCCGATACCAGCCGGAATGAAATGGTGCAGCACGTATATGACATCACCTACGGGACAGTGGAAAAGGGGAAAGATACGCTCGTGGTCATTGATGATTCCATCGTTCGCGGTACCACACTCAAGGAAAGTATTGTACGCATGCTGGCGCGGCTGGAACCCAAAAAAATCATCGTTGTGTCTTCTGCCCCGCAAATACGGTATCCGGATTGCTATGGCATAGACATGAGCAAGCTGGGCGATTTCATCGCCTTCAGGGCCGCCATTGAGCTCATGAAAGACAAAGGCAAGGAAAACTGCCTGCAGGAGGTCTATGAAAAGTGCAAAGAGCTGCAGCGCCTGGACCAGTTGCATACGGAAAACCTGGTTCGCCTGGTGTATAAACCCTTTACTACCGAAGAGATCTCTGATAAAATAGCACAGCTCATTACGCCCAAAGGGCTTACCATTCCGGTACAGGTCATTTTCCAGACCATTGAATCCCTGCACCGGGCTTGCCCTACCAATACGGGCGATTGGTACTTTACCGGCAATTACCCCACACCCGGCGGTAACAGGGTAGTTAATAAAGCCTTCATCAACTTCATGGAAGGTAAAAACGTCAGGGGATACTAA
- a CDS encoding response regulator yields the protein MSKISILIVDDHTLIRETWSFLLGRNEGFEVIAEVGDGQRAIEIARDKRPNIILLDINMSPLNGFDILKMIRKLAPGSKVIAVSMHSQPSYAKKMLRMGARGYVTKNSPRQEMLDAIKEVYNGQIYVCQEVKNIISVQMLGEDESLPGLNQLSEREIEVINLIRDGLSSKEIAARLNIAIKTVEVHRHNILKKLKVKNTASLINYINASGL from the coding sequence ATGAGCAAAATTTCCATCCTGATCGTTGACGATCATACGCTTATCCGTGAAACATGGTCCTTTCTCTTAGGCCGGAATGAAGGGTTTGAAGTAATTGCTGAAGTGGGCGACGGTCAGCGGGCAATAGAGATCGCACGCGACAAACGCCCGAACATCATACTCCTGGACATCAACATGTCGCCCCTCAATGGTTTCGACATCCTGAAAATGATCCGCAAGCTCGCGCCTGGATCCAAAGTCATCGCGGTTTCCATGCACTCGCAGCCTTCTTACGCCAAGAAAATGCTGCGAATGGGAGCACGTGGCTACGTCACTAAAAACTCACCCCGCCAGGAAATGCTGGATGCGATCAAAGAAGTGTACAACGGGCAGATCTACGTTTGCCAGGAAGTAAAAAACATCATTTCTGTACAAATGCTCGGGGAAGATGAGAGCCTGCCCGGCCTCAATCAGCTTTCTGAAAGGGAAATTGAAGTCATCAACCTCATCAGGGATGGCCTTTCGTCCAAAGAAATTGCTGCCCGGCTCAACATAGCCATCAAAACAGTGGAAGTTCACCGGCACAACATCCTCAAAAAGCTGAAAGTGAAAAATACAGCTTCACTCATAAACTACATTAACGCCAGCGGATTGTAG
- a CDS encoding sensor histidine kinase: MLQQTTKSGHIEGHTFCLQTDAQGYTSSASPGIMPVTGKNANEQLDDLFIEAPVSSSIEICSPFADMAAMVRIVDERDQLLCVNKSWSRYTGLGREELLAEGWPAIIHPDDMPGAIEKYQEQIQQQEPITIEYRLRNNVGEYQWVRDTGIPRFTEQGVFQGYIITTTNIHSRKIAVEKTFLQMQAVNNVSDAIISTDLQFTVTVFNKAAENIYGIPASRILGHPIRDFIDHKYPECTREEALKELYLKDAWEGLAYFDRADGKRIYMRCSLAFVKDHDGRRVGIAGIHRDITTLREAEIARYKQEQLLRLEKQVLEMNALPGISLKTITDYFLEGLECFFPGMLCSVITVNPDHGGLDHLSAPSIPAEYTTIIRNLKPGPSVGSCGTAIWRKQPVISSDISQDPLWEDYRSVADKFGLKACWSFPILNGQQEVVATIAAYYKYPKTPGAEEPAILERVGNLLRIIIENKNAEARIRISHERYLLVTRVTNDAIWDWDVLNNGSMHLGEGFYTLFGYRPGYIQQSAGFWESCIHPDDRERVVTRLEQFINSNKSRTWEDEYRFRKANGEYALVHDRGFLIFDHEGKINRMIGSMQNITEKKELEKQLLKQELDKQKSIAQAVVNAQEKERADIGKELHDNVNQILTTAKLYLEMAKHEETETTELINRCSDNISDAINEIRSISRSLVPASIGDLGLIVSIQDLVENINATKQLEMEFRHRGDIDATIDEKRKLMLFRIIQEQVNNVLKHASAARALIELAVDPRTIDLTIRDNGKGFEPEKVKAKKGVGLSNIASRAQLFNGKVNIITAPGEGCTLNINVPL, translated from the coding sequence ATGCTACAGCAGACTACAAAATCCGGGCACATTGAAGGACACACCTTCTGTCTGCAGACCGATGCGCAGGGTTATACATCATCTGCTTCACCAGGCATTATGCCGGTTACCGGGAAAAATGCAAATGAACAACTGGACGATCTTTTTATAGAAGCGCCTGTGTCATCGTCAATAGAAATATGCTCGCCTTTTGCTGATATGGCTGCCATGGTCCGCATCGTTGATGAGCGGGACCAGCTTCTCTGTGTAAATAAAAGTTGGAGCCGTTATACCGGTCTTGGCAGGGAAGAGCTGCTGGCCGAAGGATGGCCGGCCATCATTCATCCGGATGACATGCCTGGCGCCATCGAAAAATACCAGGAGCAAATACAACAGCAGGAACCCATTACCATAGAATACCGGTTAAGGAACAACGTTGGTGAATACCAATGGGTAAGAGATACCGGAATACCCCGGTTTACTGAGCAGGGTGTTTTTCAGGGATACATCATCACCACTACCAACATTCATTCCCGGAAAATAGCCGTTGAAAAAACCTTCCTGCAAATGCAGGCAGTGAACAACGTTTCTGATGCCATCATATCTACCGATCTTCAATTCACCGTCACTGTTTTTAACAAAGCAGCCGAAAATATCTATGGCATTCCGGCTTCCCGGATACTGGGCCATCCCATACGCGACTTCATAGACCATAAATACCCGGAATGTACACGGGAAGAAGCTTTAAAAGAACTATACCTGAAAGATGCCTGGGAAGGTCTTGCTTATTTTGACCGTGCTGATGGGAAACGGATCTACATGCGTTGCTCCCTTGCATTTGTAAAAGACCATGATGGCAGGCGGGTAGGTATTGCCGGTATTCACCGGGATATCACCACCTTGCGGGAAGCGGAAATAGCACGGTATAAACAGGAACAACTGTTGCGGCTCGAAAAACAGGTACTGGAAATGAATGCCCTGCCCGGCATTTCCCTCAAAACCATAACAGATTACTTCCTGGAAGGCCTGGAATGCTTCTTCCCCGGCATGTTGTGCTCTGTAATAACTGTAAATCCGGATCACGGTGGTCTTGATCACCTCTCGGCTCCCAGTATACCGGCAGAATATACCACCATCATCCGCAACCTGAAACCAGGCCCTTCCGTGGGCTCTTGTGGTACAGCCATCTGGCGTAAGCAACCCGTCATTTCATCCGATATAAGCCAGGACCCCCTTTGGGAAGACTACCGCTCTGTGGCCGATAAATTTGGTCTTAAAGCCTGTTGGTCCTTTCCTATTCTCAACGGTCAGCAGGAAGTGGTAGCCACCATTGCCGCCTACTACAAATATCCAAAAACGCCCGGCGCAGAAGAGCCAGCCATTCTTGAAAGGGTGGGTAACCTGCTGCGCATCATCATAGAAAATAAAAATGCGGAAGCCCGCATCCGGATAAGTCATGAACGGTACCTGCTCGTAACCCGGGTTACCAATGATGCGATATGGGACTGGGATGTATTGAACAATGGCAGCATGCACCTGGGCGAAGGCTTCTATACGCTTTTCGGTTACCGGCCCGGTTACATCCAGCAATCCGCCGGCTTTTGGGAGTCCTGCATCCATCCCGACGACCGTGAACGTGTCGTAACAAGATTAGAGCAATTTATTAATAGCAATAAATCAAGGACATGGGAAGATGAATACCGGTTCAGAAAAGCAAATGGAGAATATGCACTTGTTCATGATCGTGGGTTCCTTATTTTTGACCACGAAGGGAAAATAAACCGCATGATAGGCTCCATGCAGAACATCACGGAGAAAAAAGAACTGGAAAAGCAACTGTTAAAACAGGAACTCGACAAACAAAAGTCCATCGCACAGGCTGTCGTCAATGCACAGGAAAAAGAGCGGGCTGATATTGGCAAGGAGTTGCATGATAATGTAAACCAGATCCTTACCACTGCCAAGCTATACCTCGAAATGGCGAAGCATGAAGAAACTGAAACAACCGAGCTCATTAACCGTTGTTCAGATAACATTAGCGATGCCATCAATGAAATTCGCAGCATCTCCCGGTCTCTCGTGCCAGCCAGTATTGGCGACCTGGGATTGATCGTATCCATACAGGACCTCGTTGAAAACATCAATGCCACCAAGCAACTGGAAATGGAATTTCGCCACCGGGGCGATATTGATGCAACGATAGATGAAAAAAGAAAGCTCATGCTTTTCCGGATCATCCAGGAGCAGGTCAACAACGTACTCAAACATGCCAGCGCAGCCAGGGCGCTTATTGAACTGGCCGTAGACCCGCGTACCATTGATCTTACCATCCGGGATAATGGAAAGGGCTTTGAACCCGAAAAGGTCAAAGCCAAAAAAGGGGTGGGCCTGTCAAACATTGCCAGCCGGGCGCAACTGTTCAATGGAAAGGTCAACATCATCACAGCGCCCGGGGAGGGATGCACACTTAATATCAACGTTCCGCTATAA
- a CDS encoding SixA phosphatase family protein — MKHLLLVRHAKSSWDDPSQSDFDRPLNERGKQDAPQMARRLLTKSIDIDAFLSSPAKRARKTAALFAAEYNQDKENILLISELYHASPANFFQVIARAPDTANTIAVFSHNPGITEFVNLLTEVRIDDMPTCAIFGVQIATQNWAQFQEASKTFWFFDYPKSLSV, encoded by the coding sequence ATGAAGCACCTATTGTTAGTCCGGCATGCTAAAAGCAGTTGGGATGATCCCTCCCAATCGGATTTTGATCGTCCGCTTAACGAGCGTGGTAAACAGGATGCCCCCCAAATGGCCCGCCGATTGTTGACCAAATCCATCGACATTGATGCCTTCCTGTCCAGTCCTGCCAAACGGGCCCGTAAAACAGCCGCCCTTTTTGCTGCAGAATACAACCAGGATAAAGAAAACATCCTCCTCATTTCCGAGCTATACCATGCTTCTCCGGCCAACTTCTTCCAGGTAATTGCCCGGGCACCCGATACAGCCAACACCATTGCTGTCTTTTCACACAATCCCGGTATCACAGAATTTGTAAACCTGCTTACTGAAGTGCGCATTGATGACATGCCTACCTGTGCCATCTTTGGTGTACAGATTGCTACGCAAAACTGGGCACAGTTTCAGGAAGCATCCAAAACCTTCTGGTTCTTTGATTATCCCAAATCTTTATCTGTATAG
- a CDS encoding peptidylprolyl isomerase, which translates to MKQLLTVITALLLVTAAFAQAPRKVVADKIVGIVGDKIILRSDVYNEIIDRQRRNEPVPENADCYILEQILGMKALVLQAEKDSLLVTDDELEALLDNRIRYFIQMYGGKENLEQIAGRTIYQIRDDFRQSIKEGKMAENMRDKVVGNLKITPQEVKEYWDKIPKDSLLFYESEVEVGEIVVYPKASRDLEKLAMDELADFKQQVESGRQRFETLARLYSEDGSKENGGRMAINRTEKNWDPTFLNNAFRLKEKQISPVFKSKFGYHIIYMESRSGDDAIVRHIIRIPKITDAETNAAIERLDTVRAKLIAGTVTFGEAVNKYSDDENSKYTGGMKPPVTIDQLDKEMVEMMSKTNMKVGEFSKPVAFTDERQKKGVRIVYLKSRTEPHRENLKDDYDRVSQRALEIKKQQALEKWFAAKIPSYYLMVDSDFTHCANLSNWFQYAAKAVK; encoded by the coding sequence ATGAAGCAACTTTTAACTGTAATAACTGCACTTTTACTCGTAACTGCCGCCTTCGCTCAGGCCCCCCGTAAAGTAGTAGCTGATAAAATCGTAGGCATTGTAGGAGATAAAATCATATTACGGTCCGATGTATACAATGAGATTATCGACAGGCAACGCCGCAATGAACCGGTGCCTGAAAATGCAGATTGTTACATCCTGGAGCAGATACTGGGTATGAAAGCATTGGTATTACAGGCCGAAAAAGACTCCCTGTTAGTTACAGATGATGAGCTCGAAGCATTGCTCGATAACCGTATCCGGTACTTCATACAAATGTATGGCGGCAAAGAAAACCTCGAACAGATCGCCGGCCGCACCATCTACCAGATCAGGGACGACTTCCGCCAGTCTATCAAAGAAGGTAAAATGGCCGAAAACATGCGGGATAAGGTCGTCGGCAACCTGAAAATCACACCACAGGAAGTAAAAGAATACTGGGATAAAATACCGAAGGACAGCCTGCTCTTCTATGAGTCCGAAGTAGAAGTAGGTGAGATCGTGGTCTATCCGAAAGCCAGCCGCGACCTGGAAAAACTGGCCATGGATGAACTGGCCGACTTTAAACAACAGGTAGAATCAGGGCGGCAACGTTTTGAAACCCTCGCCAGGTTATATTCAGAGGATGGTTCCAAAGAAAACGGCGGCCGCATGGCTATCAATCGTACTGAGAAAAACTGGGACCCCACATTTCTCAATAACGCTTTCCGCTTGAAGGAGAAACAAATATCTCCTGTTTTTAAATCGAAATTTGGTTACCACATCATCTACATGGAAAGTCGCTCTGGTGACGATGCCATTGTGCGTCACATCATTCGCATTCCCAAAATTACTGATGCCGAAACGAACGCAGCCATCGAAAGACTGGACACCGTACGCGCTAAACTCATAGCAGGTACCGTCACATTCGGGGAAGCGGTTAACAAATACAGTGATGATGAAAATTCAAAATACACCGGGGGTATGAAACCACCGGTTACCATTGATCAGTTGGACAAGGAAATGGTGGAAATGATGAGTAAGACCAACATGAAAGTAGGCGAATTCTCAAAACCAGTAGCTTTTACCGACGAACGCCAGAAAAAAGGTGTTCGCATTGTATACCTCAAATCAAGAACAGAGCCTCACCGCGAAAACCTCAAAGATGATTATGACCGGGTATCTCAACGGGCCCTGGAAATAAAAAAACAGCAGGCCCTTGAAAAATGGTTTGCTGCAAAAATTCCTTCCTATTACCTCATGGTAGACAGTGATTTTACGCATTGTGCCAACCTAAGTAACTGGTTTCAATATGCTGCTAAAGCCGTAAAATAG
- a CDS encoding T9SS type A sorting domain-containing protein, whose amino-acid sequence MAILCTLGYHAAPQCTPVNLERITLPAAEWIGSGFIKGFLRLLPADYSTNPTKKYPVIIYFHGLQAIGDGSQDQLCEIIGDGSTALPGNIENGIYPTITTVGGQSYSFIVLMPQYSQYQSPFNYGDAIDDFIDYALANYRIDPSRIYMTGMSSGANLSIDYVGSSLPHAQRVAAVALSSLCYEVSLRPQGPANIAAAGLATWFVHCSIDNPCVVSIPDDWVNQINSHSGAVAPRYTRLPPPLPPAQQPWPFPLEQQLLYCRPFNHDTWLALYYPGFRPPTGTGANLYEWFLSNSLEVLPVRLKQFSVRYANEKMYLQWITASENDNASFIIERAGQDGRFTTLATIPGKGTSTLENLYTFTDEQPLAQISYYRLVQVDLDGDKQYLSTKKMLNPQKNKGRLVILTSNPFINDLSLFVNTDKAQKISCRVTDLNGRKVAGIDGVYQQGTTEINLSTAHLPKGIYLLTAIGELRTESYKIVKQ is encoded by the coding sequence TTGGCCATTCTTTGCACACTCGGTTATCATGCCGCACCACAATGCACTCCGGTTAACCTGGAGAGGATCACCTTGCCTGCTGCTGAGTGGATAGGGAGTGGCTTCATTAAGGGTTTCTTACGATTACTACCCGCCGATTACAGCACCAATCCCACTAAAAAATATCCCGTAATCATCTACTTCCACGGCTTGCAGGCCATTGGTGATGGCTCGCAGGACCAACTCTGTGAAATCATCGGTGATGGCTCTACTGCACTGCCCGGCAATATTGAAAATGGTATCTATCCCACTATTACCACAGTAGGCGGGCAATCTTATTCCTTCATCGTTTTAATGCCGCAGTATTCACAATATCAATCCCCATTTAACTATGGTGATGCAATAGATGACTTTATTGACTATGCGCTGGCGAATTACCGGATTGATCCTTCCAGGATATATATGACGGGCATGAGCAGCGGGGCCAATCTTTCCATAGATTATGTGGGCAGCAGCTTGCCGCATGCACAGCGTGTGGCTGCAGTGGCCCTGAGCTCACTATGTTATGAAGTATCATTACGTCCCCAGGGACCGGCCAACATTGCTGCCGCAGGCCTGGCTACCTGGTTCGTTCATTGCTCGATCGATAATCCCTGTGTGGTGAGCATACCAGACGATTGGGTAAACCAGATCAACAGCCACAGCGGTGCCGTGGCGCCCCGCTATACAAGGCTGCCGCCTCCACTTCCGCCGGCACAACAGCCCTGGCCTTTTCCGCTGGAACAACAACTACTATACTGCCGTCCTTTTAATCACGACACCTGGCTGGCTCTTTACTATCCGGGCTTCAGGCCGCCAACCGGCACCGGGGCCAATCTTTATGAATGGTTCTTATCAAACAGCCTGGAGGTGCTGCCTGTAAGGCTCAAACAATTCTCCGTACGGTATGCCAATGAAAAAATGTACCTGCAATGGATCACTGCTTCCGAAAACGATAATGCTTCCTTCATTATAGAACGTGCCGGCCAGGATGGCCGGTTCACCACCCTTGCCACCATCCCGGGTAAAGGCACCAGCACCCTTGAAAACCTATACACTTTCACCGATGAGCAACCGCTGGCGCAGATCAGTTATTACCGGCTCGTACAGGTAGACCTGGATGGGGATAAACAATACCTGAGTACTAAAAAAATGCTGAATCCACAGAAAAATAAAGGCCGGCTTGTCATACTCACCTCAAATCCTTTTATCAATGACCTCTCCTTGTTTGTCAATACAGATAAAGCACAAAAAATTTCATGCCGGGTTACAGACCTGAACGGAAGAAAAGTAGCAGGTATAGATGGGGTGTACCAACAGGGTACCACAGAGATCAACCTGTCTACCGCACATCTTCCCAAAGGTATCTACCTGTTAACAGCCATTGGCGAGCTGCGTACCGAATCTTACAAAATCGTTAAGCAATAA